One genomic region from Conexibacter woesei DSM 14684 encodes:
- a CDS encoding transaldolase, producing MRVFADGADLDGIRALAADAGIAGFTTNPTLMRKAGISDYERFAHDALALVGERPISFEVFSDDHADMERQALKIAGWGDNVYVKIPVTNTQGVASEDLLRRLVAVGVKVNVTGLMTLEQVEKVADAVAGDVPSNISVFAGRVADTGVDPVPLMTSALAIMAEAAPSAELIWASPREVLNIVQADQVGCHIITVTHDLLKKLSLLGHDHTRFSLETVRMFHDDASAAGFTL from the coding sequence GTGCGCGTCTTCGCAGACGGCGCCGATCTGGACGGCATTCGCGCGCTCGCAGCGGACGCCGGGATCGCCGGTTTCACCACGAACCCGACGCTGATGCGCAAGGCCGGCATCAGCGACTACGAGCGGTTCGCGCACGACGCGCTCGCGCTCGTCGGCGAGCGGCCGATCTCGTTCGAGGTCTTCAGCGACGACCACGCCGACATGGAGCGCCAGGCGCTCAAGATCGCCGGCTGGGGCGACAACGTCTACGTCAAGATCCCGGTCACCAACACGCAGGGCGTCGCGAGCGAGGACCTGCTCCGCCGGCTCGTCGCCGTCGGCGTGAAGGTCAACGTGACCGGCCTGATGACGCTGGAGCAGGTCGAGAAGGTCGCGGACGCCGTCGCGGGCGACGTGCCGTCGAACATCTCCGTCTTCGCCGGTCGCGTCGCCGACACGGGCGTCGATCCCGTCCCGCTGATGACGAGCGCGCTGGCGATCATGGCCGAAGCCGCGCCGAGCGCCGAGCTGATCTGGGCGTCCCCCCGCGAGGTGCTCAACATCGTCCAGGCCGATCAGGTCGGCTGCCACATCATCACGGTCACGCACGACCTGCTGAAGAAGCTCTCGCTGCTCGGGCACGACCACACCCGGTTCTCGCTCGAGACGGTGAGAATGTTCCACGACGACGCGAGCGCGGCGGGGTTCACCCTGTGA
- a CDS encoding class I SAM-dependent methyltransferase, with product MSSVDDWDKHWSDYSDAVEHNPAQDFRRRLVISLLERSGQPRRLLDVGSGTGDLMAVARTCWPQAELVGAEISKGGVRISREKVPSAEFHVVDLLDGSPPPAGREHWATHAVCSEVLEHVDDPTGLLVNARAWLAPGCHLVVTVPGGPMSAFDRHIGHRRHFTPVDLAAILGRAGYDVELCGGAGFPFFNLYRSAVIARGDRLITDVSSEQQQSLGLGARLTMTAFGALFRLNLPVGAHGWQTVAVARLP from the coding sequence GTGAGCTCCGTCGACGACTGGGACAAGCACTGGAGCGACTACTCCGACGCCGTCGAGCACAATCCGGCGCAGGATTTCCGCCGCCGGCTCGTGATCTCGCTGCTGGAGCGTTCGGGACAGCCGCGGCGGTTGCTCGACGTCGGATCTGGCACCGGTGATCTGATGGCGGTTGCGCGGACGTGTTGGCCGCAGGCCGAGCTGGTCGGCGCGGAGATCTCGAAGGGCGGAGTCCGCATCTCGCGGGAGAAGGTGCCGAGCGCGGAGTTCCACGTCGTCGACCTGCTCGACGGCAGCCCGCCGCCCGCCGGACGCGAGCACTGGGCGACGCACGCGGTCTGCTCCGAGGTTCTCGAGCACGTCGACGATCCGACCGGCCTGCTGGTCAACGCACGTGCGTGGCTCGCGCCCGGCTGCCATCTCGTCGTCACCGTCCCCGGCGGGCCGATGTCCGCGTTCGACAGGCACATCGGCCACCGGCGCCACTTTACCCCGGTCGATCTCGCCGCGATCCTCGGACGCGCCGGCTACGACGTCGAGCTGTGCGGCGGCGCGGGCTTCCCCTTCTTCAACCTCTACCGCTCGGCTGTGATCGCGCGCGGAGACCGGTTGATCACCGACGTCTCATCGGAGCAGCAGCAGTCGCTCGGGCTCGGCGCGCGCCTCACCATGACCGCCTTCGGCGCGCTCTTCCGGCTCAACCTTCCGGTCGGCGCCCACGGCTGGCAGACGGTCGCCGTCGCGCGCCTGCCGTAG
- a CDS encoding fibronectin type III domain-containing protein, which translates to MAVVVAIVGIMGAGAVPASAIELMTQSAIAFESGLSNPTQRDAGYRYAGEMGARYLRALVARDTSTVLDRNDPWWGPLDTFVDSARDRDFEPYLTITYKPDTWGGSAPSTMPTVAEFAYFCRFTATKFEGRVRHYSVWNEPNGFFLPDGRGGRTKVPAATYGQFFRACRSEIESVDGSARVYFGELVVGGQTACDYLAGAMHPSIVTRADGLAIHPYQTGSSPTTRLPERCRGIGRLQDWNDQASALGASFRTPAGGQVPLMVTEFGYCTPETTDCGQAPVDRSEANRASWIASAYDVARGAGVSLFSYYGLVKERPWETWRWDVGIVNWDGTPTPSVEALRVATGIQRPSVTTGDASDVTAAAATLNGSVNPNGLATRSWFEYGTTATYGRSTSRSDVGSGTNTVARNVTIGGLTPNTTYHYRIVAESRAGRTESADRTFRTDDVADLLLRNRTVGDVVLLARSSLITPPEPPFSWLHSYQLQGVGGSESWVPLVGDFDGTNGDDLMLRHRTEGTPVIAYNDGTGRLAWDGSYHGELRGIGGGEEWVPLIGDFGGTSADDLLLRNRYDGSVVTLFKANNRFTWAHSYQLQGVGGSESWVPLVGDFDGTNGDDLMLRHRTEGTPVIAYNDGTGRLAWDGSYHGELRGIGGGEEWVPLIGDFGGTSADDLLLRNRYDGSVVTLFKANNRFTWAHSYQLQGVGGSESWVPLVGDFDGTNGDDLMLRHRTEGTPVIAYNDGTGRLAWDGSYHGELRGIGGSDQWVPLIGRFG; encoded by the coding sequence GTGGCGGTGGTTGTCGCGATCGTGGGGATCATGGGCGCTGGGGCTGTGCCGGCGTCGGCGATCGAGTTGATGACGCAGAGCGCGATCGCGTTTGAGAGCGGGCTGAGCAATCCGACGCAGCGTGATGCGGGGTACAGGTACGCAGGTGAGATGGGGGCGAGATATCTGCGTGCGTTGGTCGCACGTGACACGTCCACTGTGCTCGACAGAAACGATCCGTGGTGGGGGCCGCTCGACACCTTCGTCGACAGCGCGCGAGATCGCGACTTCGAGCCGTATCTGACGATCACGTATAAGCCAGATACGTGGGGTGGTTCGGCGCCGTCGACGATGCCGACGGTTGCGGAGTTCGCGTACTTCTGCAGGTTCACGGCGACGAAGTTCGAGGGGCGGGTGCGTCACTACAGCGTTTGGAACGAGCCGAATGGCTTCTTCCTCCCGGATGGAAGAGGCGGGCGGACGAAGGTGCCGGCCGCGACGTATGGGCAGTTCTTCCGTGCCTGTCGCAGCGAGATCGAAAGCGTCGACGGATCGGCGCGGGTCTACTTCGGCGAGCTGGTCGTGGGGGGACAGACTGCCTGTGACTACCTTGCGGGGGCGATGCACCCGTCGATCGTCACGCGGGCGGATGGACTCGCGATCCATCCGTATCAGACGGGTTCGTCACCGACCACGAGACTGCCGGAGAGATGCCGTGGTATCGGGCGGCTGCAGGACTGGAACGACCAGGCGAGTGCGCTCGGGGCGTCGTTCAGGACGCCGGCCGGCGGGCAGGTGCCGCTGATGGTGACGGAGTTCGGGTACTGCACGCCGGAGACCACGGATTGCGGCCAAGCGCCAGTCGATCGTTCGGAGGCCAACCGGGCGAGCTGGATCGCGAGCGCCTATGACGTGGCCAGAGGTGCGGGTGTCTCGCTGTTCAGCTACTACGGTCTTGTCAAGGAACGACCGTGGGAGACATGGCGGTGGGACGTCGGCATCGTCAACTGGGACGGCACGCCCACCCCGTCGGTCGAGGCGTTGCGCGTTGCGACGGGCATCCAACGACCGAGCGTCACAACAGGTGATGCGAGCGATGTCACGGCCGCCGCGGCGACTTTGAACGGCAGCGTCAACCCCAACGGCCTCGCGACCAGAAGCTGGTTCGAGTACGGCACGACGGCGACGTATGGGAGATCGACGTCGCGGAGCGATGTCGGATCCGGAACGAACACAGTCGCGCGGAACGTCACGATCGGCGGCCTCACTCCCAACACGACCTATCACTATCGGATCGTCGCGGAGAGCCGAGCCGGAAGGACCGAATCAGCCGACCGGACCTTCAGGACCGACGATGTCGCGGATCTCCTGCTCCGCAATCGCACCGTTGGAGACGTCGTCCTTCTGGCTCGGAGTTCGCTCATCACGCCGCCCGAGCCGCCTTTCTCCTGGCTGCACTCTTACCAGTTGCAGGGGGTTGGGGGGAGTGAGTCGTGGGTTCCGTTGGTGGGTGATTTCGATGGGACCAACGGCGATGACCTGATGCTGCGGCACAGAACGGAGGGGACGCCGGTGATCGCGTATAACGACGGGACTGGCAGACTCGCGTGGGACGGCTCGTATCACGGTGAGCTGAGAGGAATCGGCGGTGGCGAGGAGTGGGTGCCGCTGATCGGTGACTTCGGTGGCACGTCGGCGGACGATCTGTTGCTGCGCAATCGCTATGACGGCTCGGTTGTGACGCTGTTCAAGGCGAACAACAGATTCACGTGGGCGCACTCTTACCAGTTGCAGGGGGTTGGGGGGAGTGAGTCGTGGGTTCCGTTGGTGGGTGATTTCGATGGGACCAACGGCGATGACCTGATGCTGCGGCACAGAACGGAGGGGACGCCGGTGATCGCGTATAACGACGGGACTGGCAGACTCGCGTGGGACGGCTCGTATCACGGTGAGCTGAGAGGAATCGGCGGTGGCGAGGAGTGGGTGCCGCTGATCGGTGACTTCGGTGGCACGTCGGCGGACGATCTGTTGCTGCGCAATCGCTATGACGGCTCGGTTGTGACGCTGTTCAAGGCGAACAACAGATTCACGTGGGCGCACTCTTACCAGCTGCAGGGGGTTGGGGGGAGTGAGTCGTGGGTTCCGTTGGTGGGTGATTTCGATGGGACCAACGGCGATGACCTGATGCTGCGGCACAGAACGGAGGGGACGCCGGTGATCGCGTATAACGACGGGACTGGCAGACTCGCGTGGGACGGCTCGTATCACGGTGAGCTGAGAGGAATCGGCGGCAGCGATCAGTGGGTGCCGCTGATCGGCAGATTCGGCTGA